One Glycine max cultivar Williams 82 chromosome 3, Glycine_max_v4.0, whole genome shotgun sequence DNA window includes the following coding sequences:
- the LOC100814836 gene encoding bet1-like SNARE 1-1 isoform X1, whose translation MNARRDNRNNRVSLFDGIEEGGIRASSVYSSSHEIDEHDNEQALDGLQDRVNLLKRLSGDINEEVDSHNRMLDRMGNDMDSSRGVLSGTMDKFKMVFETKSNQRMFTLVASFVVLFLIIYYLTRFDVLNRY comes from the exons ATGAATGCTAGACG AGACAATCGTAACAATAGAGTTTCCCTTTTTGATGGTATTGAGGAGGGTGGCATCAGAGCATCATCTGTTTACTCCTCTTCTCATGAAATTGATGAACATGATAATGAGCAGGCATTGGATGGATTGCAAGATAGAGTCAATCTGCTGAAAAGA TTATCAGGTGATATAAATGAGGAGGTGGATAGCCATAACCGCATGCTGGATCGAATG GGGAATGATATGGATTCATCAAGAGGGGTCCTTTCGGGCACTATGGACAAATTTAAAATG GTATTCGAGACCAAATCCAACCAGAGAATGTTCACGCTTGTAGCATCCTTTGTTGTGCTCTTTCTTATAATATACTACCTCACTAG GTTTGATGTTTTAAACAGGTATTGA
- the LOC100775787 gene encoding pentatricopeptide repeat-containing protein At1g06140, mitochondrial, giving the protein MRSAPTISSQNPLETLRAFFSCAKILSSAQQLHAQVIINGLHKKVFYGSNITNVYIQSGSLPLAKKAFDQISVKNLHSWNTIISGYSKRSLYGDVLQLFRRLRSEGNAVDGFNLVFSVKASQRLLLLHNGRLLHCLAIKSGLEGDLFFAPAILDMYAELGSLDDARKLFERYSYRSSVMWGFMIKGYLNFSLESKVFELFSCMTNYFGFKWDAFTMEGLVRACANLLAGREGKASHGVCIKNNLLVNVCLLTSVIDMYMKCGVTHYAFRLFEKANDLKDVVLWSAVINGCAKKGKFCEALSVFRRMLENSITPNPVTLAGVILACSGVGSLKQGKSVHGFVVRNMVQLDVVNYTSLVDMYSKCGCVKTAYRIFCMMPAKNVVSWTAMINGFAMHGLYFKALSIFYQMTQNSCVISGKHVPNSITFTSVLSACSHSGMVQEGLRIFNSMKDYGISPTEEHCAYMIGVLARVGQFDAALSFLSNMPIKPGPNVLGVLLSACRFHKRVELAEEIAKTLSSLEHNDLSWHASLSNIYSDGRMWGVVEMAMAEEGLNKSLGFSSIEVRNKLCLFSSNDTLAFTSTNISHTWNSLSREMREIALL; this is encoded by the coding sequence ATGCGTAGTGCTCCCACCATTTCATCACAAAACCCTTTAGAAACCCTTCGTGCCTTTTTCTCTTGTGCCAAGATTCTCTCTTCAGCGCAGCAACTTCACGCTCAGGTCATCATCAACGGGCTTCACAAGAAGGTTTTCTATGGTTCCAACATCACCAATGTTTATATCCAATCGGGTTCTCTTCCTCTGGCCAAAAAGGCTTTTGATCAAATTTCCGTTAAGAACCTTCATTCTTGGAACACCATTATTTCGGGTTACTCAAAACGCAGTCTCTACGGTGATGTTTTGCAGCTTTTTCGACGATTGCGAAGTGAAGGCAATGCAGTGGATGGCTTCAACTTGGTGTTTTCCGTTAAAGCGAGTCAAAGGTTGCTGCTTTTGCATAATGGGAGGTTGCTTCATTGCTTGGCCATCAAATCTGGGTTGGAGGGAGACCTGTTCTTCGCGCCTGCGATTTTGGATATGTATGCTGAGTTGGGTTCTCTGGACGATGCCCGCAAGCTGTTTGAACGATATTCTTACAGAAGCTCGGTTATGTGGGGCTTTATGATAAAGGggtatttgaatttttctttagaATCCAAAGTTTTTGAGCTATTCTCGTGCATGACTAATTATTTTGGTTTCAAATGGGATGCTTTCACAATGGAAGGTCTAGTTCGAGCCTGTGCAAACCTTTTGGCTGGGAGAGAGGGGAAAGCATCTCATGGGGTGTGTATAAAGAACAATCTTCTGGTGAATGTCTGTTTGCTGACATCTGTTATAGATATGTATATGAAATGTGGAGTTACTCATTATGCATTTAGGTTGTTTGAAAAAGCGAATGATCTTAAGGATGTGGTTCTATGGAGTGCTGTGATTAATGGGTGTGCCAAGAAAGGGAAATTTTGTGAAGCTTTGTCCGTGTTCAGAAGGATGCTGGAAAACTCTATTACCCCAAATCCGGTGACATTGGCTGGCGTAATTCTAGCTTGCTCTGGGGTGGGGTCTTTGAAACAAGGAAAAAGTGTGCACGGCTTTGTGGTTAGAAACATGGTTCAATTGGATGTGGTAAATTATACTTCTCTTGTGGACATGTATTCTAAATGCGGGTGTGTCAAAACTGCTTACAGAATCTTCTGTATGATGCCGGCCAAAAATGTAGTCTCTTGGACTGCAATGATAAATGGATTTGCAATGCATGGCTTGTATTTTAAAGCTCTTTccattttttatcaaatgacACAGAATTCATGTGTTATATCAGGAAAACACGTGCCCAACTCGATTACATTTACTTCAGTTCTATCTGCTTGTAGTCACTCTGGAATGGTTCAGGAGGGGTTGAGGATCTTTAATTCTATGAAAGATTATGGCATTTCTCCAACTGAGGAACACTGTGCCTACATGATAGGTGTTTTAGCTAGAGTTGGTCAATTTGATGCAGCATTATCCTTTCTCTCAAACATGCCTATAAAACCTGGTCCTAATGTTTTGGGAGTTCTATTAAGTGCATGTAGATTCCATAAACGAGTTGAACTTGCTGAAGAAATAGCGAAAACACTTTCATCTTTAGAGCATAATGATTTATCCTGGCATGCTTCATTGTCGAACATATATTCTGATGGTAGGATGTGGGGAGTAGTAGAGATggcaatggctgaagaagggtTGAATAAGAGTCTTGGCTTTTCCTCAATTGAAGTCAGGAATAAGTTGTGTCTATTTAGTTCAAATGATACACTTGCGTTCACAAGCACAAATATCAGTCATACTTGGAATTCTCTCAGTAGGGAAATGAGAGAAATTGCTTTGTTATAA
- the LOC102666850 gene encoding transcriptional regulator SUPERMAN, which translates to MEGNFLTRNRFGFEEHSWPTRNYACSFCKREFKSAQALGGHMNVHRRDRARLRSCLPPSSWVSECPNKPNSIKPNPTHLSPSSPSSLCLSNNLLNCAHTFPLYSPSLTLSSSLTPASPNGDNKPRRVSPDPHLLPLLIPQSSEEIKMNKNKVSGLGVEEVQGCAIGEKLKVFKTSTSEHNIKLELGIGLLKQPEMLDLELRLGHS; encoded by the coding sequence ATGGAAGGAAACTTTCTGACAAGAAACAGGTTTGGGTTTGAGGAGCATTCATGGCCTACTAGAAACTATGCTTGTAGCTTTTGCAAGAGAGAGTTCAAGTCTGCTCAAGCTTTGGGTGGTCACATGAATGTTCACAGAAGGGATAGGGCAAGATTGAGATCTTGCTTACCCCCGTCATCATGGGTTTCTGAGTGTCCTAATAAACCTAACTCCATTAAGCCTAATCCAACTCATCTTTCACCTTCATCTCCATCATCATTATGTCTATCTAATAACCTTTTGAATTGTGCTCATACTTTTCCACTTTATAGCCCTTCTTTGACTTTGTCTTCTTCACTGACTCCAGCTTCTCCCAATGGAGACAATAAACCAAGAAGAGTATCTCCGGATCCacatcttcttcctcttttgatTCCTCAAAGCAGTGAGGAAATTAAGATGAATAAGAATAAAGTAAGTGGTTTAGGAGTTGAAGAAGTACAGGGTTGTGCAATAGGGGAAAAACTCAAGGTTTTCAAGACTAGTACTAGTGAGCATAACATCAAGCTGGAGTTGGGAATAGGGTTGCTTAAACAACCAGAGATGTTAGATTTGGAGCTACGATTGGGGCACAGCTAG
- the LOC102665426 gene encoding transcriptional regulator SUPERMAN — MDLNYPEECYSKSSSEETNDDMGIGRSYECIYCKRGFTTAQALGGHMNIHRKERANKTKPSFQPPSSSSNNVDDINNYADLGFYSQISSLSSTAPIDANSYREVFFPTTTASSVRPSSHGEVLCVENQRGHHVFEQDWRKRNLSLYSTNPLCFHEIKDKFEESEENGLDLELRLGYLP; from the coding sequence ATGGACTTAAACTACCCAGAAGAGTGCTACTCCAAGAGCTCAAGCGAAGAAACCAACGATGATATGGGAATTGGAAGATCCTATGAGTGCATCTATTGCAAGAGAGGCTTCACCACAGCCCAAGCCTTAGGTGGACACATGAACATACACAGAAAAGAAAGGGCAAACAAGACCAAACCCAGTTTCCAACCTCCTTCTTCGAGTTCAAACAACGTTGATGACATCAACAACTATGCAGATCTCGGGTTCTATTCACAGATTTCAAGCCTCTCATCCACTGCTCCTATTGATGCTAATAGCTACCGTGAAGTTTTCTTTCCTACTACCACTGCATCAAGTGTTAGGCCTTCTTCCCATGGTGAGGTTTTGTGTGTGGAAAACCAACGGGGTCATCACGTGTTTGAGCAAGATTGGAGGAAGAGAAATTTGAGCTTGTACAGTACTAATCCGTTGTGTTTTCATGAAATTAAAGATAAGTTTGAAGAGAGTGAAGAGAATGGCCTGGATTTGGAGCTGAGGCTTGGTTATCTTCCATAG
- the LOC100814836 gene encoding bet1-like SNARE 1-1 isoform X2, which produces MNARRDNRNNRVSLFDGIEEGGIRASSVYSSSHEIDEHDNEQALDGLQDRVNLLKRLSGDINEEVDSHNRMLDRMGNDMDSSRGVLSGTMDKFKMVFETKSNQRMFTLVASFVVLFLIIYYLTRY; this is translated from the exons ATGAATGCTAGACG AGACAATCGTAACAATAGAGTTTCCCTTTTTGATGGTATTGAGGAGGGTGGCATCAGAGCATCATCTGTTTACTCCTCTTCTCATGAAATTGATGAACATGATAATGAGCAGGCATTGGATGGATTGCAAGATAGAGTCAATCTGCTGAAAAGA TTATCAGGTGATATAAATGAGGAGGTGGATAGCCATAACCGCATGCTGGATCGAATG GGGAATGATATGGATTCATCAAGAGGGGTCCTTTCGGGCACTATGGACAAATTTAAAATG GTATTCGAGACCAAATCCAACCAGAGAATGTTCACGCTTGTAGCATCCTTTGTTGTGCTCTTTCTTATAATATACTACCTCACTAG GTATTGA
- the LOC100815364 gene encoding deoxyhypusine hydroxylase, producing MEKFLCELLLDSSQPISERFRALFSLRNLKGPVPRNALICATRDSSNLLAHEAAFALGQMQDLEAIPALASVLNDLSLHPIVRHEAAEALGAIGSDGNVPFLKSSLDLDPAEEVRETCELALQRIQNLKDAGNTDELSANGVSPFKSVDPAAPAISGSSVDQLRQVLLDEEKGMYERYAALFALRNDGGNEAVTAIIDSLGSKSALLRHEVAYVLGQLQDKAASAALSNILKDVNEHPMVRHEAAEALGSIADDQCVALLEEFSADPEPLVSQSCQVALSMLEFERSGKSFEFLFMRTPTVH from the exons ATGGAGAAGTTCCTGTGCGAGTTGTTGCTGGATTCCTCGCAGCCAATTTCCGAGCGTTTCAGAGCGCTCTTCTCTCTCCGCAACCTCAAAGGCCCCGTCCCTCGCAACGCCCTTATTTGCG CCACAAGGGATTCGTCGAATTTGTTGGCGCACGAAGCTGCATTTGCGTTGGGTCAAATGCAGGATTTGGAAGCCATCCCTGCTTTGGCCTCAGTTCTCAATGATCTTTCTTTGCATCCCATTGTTCGCCATGAG GCAGCTGAGGCTCTGGGTGCTATTGGTTCAGATGGTAATGTTCCTTTCCTGAAAAGTAGTTTGGATTTGGATCCAGCCGAGGAGGTTCGAGAAACGTGTGAATTAGCCCTTCAACGAATTCAGAATTTAAAAGATGCTGGTAATACTGATGAATTGTCTGCAAATGGTGTATCTCCTTTTAAGTCTGTTGATCCAGCTGCACCAGCGATCTCTGGTTCTTCTGTTGATCAACTAAG GCAAGTGCTTCTTGATGAAGAAAAAGGGATGTATGAGCGCTATGCAGCTCTTTTTGCACTTCGAAATGATGGTGGAAATGAAGCTGTTACCGCTATCATTGATTCCTTGGGCTCAAAAAGTGCTCTACTGCGCCATGAG GTTGCATATGTTTTGGGTCAATTGCAAGACAAAGCTGCTTCAGCTGCTCTATCCAATATACTTAAAGATGTGAATGAGCATCCAATGGTTAGGCATGAGGCTGCTGAAGCTCTTGGTTCAATTGCAG ATGACCAATGTGTAGCCCTTCTTGAGGAGTTTTCGGCAGATCCAGAGCCTCTTGTCTCACAAAGTTGTCAAGTTGCTCTAAGCATGCTAGAATTTGAACGATCAGGGAAATCATTCGAG TTCCTGTTCATGCGCACTCCAACTGTGCATTAA